One region of Etheostoma cragini isolate CJK2018 chromosome 16, CSU_Ecrag_1.0, whole genome shotgun sequence genomic DNA includes:
- the LOC117959522 gene encoding protein AMBP-like produces MEKAMILVSVLLLGWTWTLLGVPVDGDHVEPSVAPADVEDLTVNATLLNTTLLNLRTTFLFNATEVCEQAPETGPCVTAFPRYFYNSSSMSCQLFTYGGCRGNHNNFETEKECMQRCPTKGEE; encoded by the exons ATGGAGAAAGCAATGATTCTGGTTTCTGTGCTGCTCCTGGGGTGGACATGGACCCTTCTGGGGGTCCCTGTGGATGGGGATCAT GTGGAGCCCTCTGTGGCTCCTGCAGACGTGGAGGATCTTACTGTTAATGCAACTCTGCTCAATACCACTCTGCTGAATCTGCGcactacatttctttttaatgctaCAG aGGTTTGTGAACAAGCACCAGAAACAGGTCCATGTGTGACGGCCTTTCCACGTTACTTCTACAACTCCTCCTCAATGAGCTGCCAGCTTTTCACCTATGGAGGGTGTCGGGGCAACCACAACAACTTTGAAACTGAGAAAGAGTGTATGCAGAGATGTCCCACTAAAGGTGAGgagtga
- the LOC117959516 gene encoding collagen alpha-1(XXVIII) chain-like isoform X4, with translation MMEKAMVLVSVLLLGWTWTLQGVPVDGVRWSPLLLLQTWRIHLCSTLLCSMLQRSVKKHQKQTAHVGDKFHVTSSTPPQRAASFSPMEGVGATKTTFKLRKSVCRDVTLKRCVNKYHQRTARRVTGFSHVTSTTPPQRAASFSPMEGVGATITTLKLRKSVCRDVTLNVCEQAPEPGPCEAAIPRYFYNSSSMSCQLFIYGGCQGNQNNFETEKECMQRCHTEEEKAPSAEVFGL, from the exons ATGATGGAGAAAGCAATGGTTCTGGTTTCTGTGCTGCTCCTGGGGTGGACCTGGACCCTTCAGGGGGTCCCTGTGGATGGGGTG AGGTGGAGCCCTCTGTTGCTCCTGCAGACGTGGAGGATCCATCTCTGCTCAACACTCCTTTGTTCAATGCTACAG aggtctgtaaaaaaacaccagaaacaGACGGCCCATGTAGGGGACAAATTCCACGTTACTTCTTCAACTCCTCCTCAACGAGCTGCCAGCTTTTCACCTATGGAGGGTGTGGGGGcaaccaaaacaactttcaaacTGAGAAAGAGTGTATGCAGAGATGTCACACTGAAG AGGTGTGTAAACAAGTACCACCAACGGACGGCCCGTCGTGTGACGGGATTTTCCCACGTTACTTCTACAACTCCTCCTCAACGAGCTGCCAGCTTTTCACCTATGGAGGGTGTGGGGGCAACCATAACAACTTTGAAACTGAGAAAGAGTGTTTGCAGAGATGTCACACTGAAT GTTTGTGAACAAGCACCAGAACCAGGTCCATGTGAGGCGGCCATTCCACGTTACTTCTACAACTCCTCCTCAATGAGCTGCCAGCTTTTCATCTATGGAGGGTGTCAGGGCaaccaaaacaactttgaaaCTGAGAAAGAGTGTATGCAGAGATGTCACACTGAAG